A window of Pedobacter lusitanus contains these coding sequences:
- a CDS encoding metallophosphoesterase yields MKITNILSVITLACLILSCKKEKVQDTSLSNETKSFANSTQAVITATDKVFDGPYVFQENGKTQVKYILDKKSGLTISSQSIDSPKDVEFTVGFNDTPSWNFNVKISKELKQTPSRWKTDDKIFVISDIEGEFSVLRDLLIGAGVINDKYEWTFGNGQLIIGGDTFDRGKQVPECLWLFYKLEAEGGNLHFLLGNHDVMNISGSQSNYVNSKYFKTVQTLGLKKPLDLYAKNTVLGAWLRTKNIIEIGNNILFVHAGVSRELVDEYPNSTIENFNTISKANYDSPKATTSSKDFLTGDQSLIWFRGYFKDPLLSQKDVDFISKHFAVDHMIFGHTTHPEVGSFYNGKVYCTDVDTHDGIRQGILIKPGDIAYKLSITGKNTVSTTKL; encoded by the coding sequence ATGAAAATCACAAACATTTTAAGCGTAATTACATTAGCCTGTCTGATTTTATCCTGTAAGAAGGAAAAAGTTCAGGACACTTCATTATCAAACGAAACAAAATCATTCGCAAACAGTACTCAGGCAGTAATCACTGCAACTGACAAAGTATTTGACGGTCCTTATGTCTTTCAGGAAAACGGAAAAACACAAGTCAAATACATTCTGGACAAAAAATCAGGTTTAACAATCAGCAGTCAGTCTATAGATTCTCCGAAAGATGTTGAATTTACTGTAGGATTCAACGACACTCCATCCTGGAATTTTAATGTAAAAATCAGTAAAGAGCTGAAACAAACCCCTTCAAGATGGAAAACAGATGACAAGATTTTTGTCATCTCTGATATAGAAGGAGAATTCAGCGTATTAAGAGACCTGCTGATTGGCGCAGGTGTAATTAATGACAAATATGAATGGACCTTTGGCAATGGTCAACTTATCATTGGCGGAGATACATTTGACAGAGGTAAACAGGTTCCGGAATGTCTCTGGCTATTCTACAAGTTAGAAGCTGAAGGTGGAAATCTGCATTTTCTACTTGGAAATCATGACGTCATGAATATTTCAGGAAGTCAGTCTAATTATGTTAACAGCAAATATTTTAAAACAGTCCAGACATTAGGCTTGAAGAAACCACTTGATTTGTATGCAAAAAACACAGTTCTGGGTGCATGGCTGAGAACCAAAAATATAATAGAGATTGGAAACAATATCTTATTTGTTCATGCAGGGGTTTCCAGAGAATTGGTTGATGAATATCCTAATTCCACCATTGAAAATTTCAATACCATTTCAAAAGCAAATTATGATTCTCCTAAAGCGACTACAAGCTCAAAAGACTTTTTAACCGGAGACCAGTCTCTGATATGGTTTAGAGGTTATTTCAAAGATCCATTGCTTTCTCAGAAAGATGTTGATTTCATCAGTAAGCATTTTGCAGTAGATCACATGATATTTGGCCATACAACACACCCGGAGGTTGGCTCATTTTATAATGGAAAAGTATATTGTACTGACGTGGATACACATGATGGTATTCGTCAGGGAATACTTATTAAACCAGGTGACATCGCCTATAAACTGAGTATTACAGGCAAAAACACTGTCAGTACGACGAAATTATAG